One Thermococcus sp. M36 genomic window, CACCCCGAACTACACAATGACCTACAGGGGGTACACTGAGGAGTTTCTGCCTAAATACCTCGGACTGGACACTCCGAGGAGGCCCGAGCCCCAGCCGCAGGGAACGGGACTGACTTTGTTCCAGCTTTCCCCGACCCTCCTCAGCGGCCCCTCCCTGAACACCCTGGAGATAAGGCCTCCGGAAGACGCAGGTCTGGACTTCCCTGTGTGGGTCGTTCTCATGGGGAACTCCCTTGAGATAGAGTACCGCGTTAAGTGGACTGCCGGACGGTGAGAGCTTGTGCCCGACGAGAAGAACAGGAAAGAGGGCCTTTCGTGGATTGATGAGATACTGAACGGGGAAGATGACCTGCTGGAGAAGGTACTGAAGAAGAGGCCCTCGGGCCTTAAGAAAAAAGAGCCGCGCCAGAAGAGGGAGGGAGAAAAGAAGCCGGGTGAACCTTTCTCCTTCTTTGAGGGAGGCGGGGGTGTGGATCTCCAGGAGATCCTGAGCAGGCCCCTTCCCGAGGAGACGGTCGAGAACAGGCCCACCGGCGTGGAGCTTCTCGGCAACATACTCTCAAAGGACGTCCAGAAGGGAGGGGGCACCCGGGGCGGAGAGGGTGCCCCGAGCCTGGAAAGCATTTTGGGGGCATCTTCTCCGAAGGAAAGCCCCTATGCGGGCCAGGCTAAAGTGCTGGACGCCTACGGCAACGTCCGTATCCTGAAGGTTAGGGGAGAGCCCGTCCCGATATATGAAATACGGCTCCCCCGGCTGACCAGGGAAGAGGAGGAGCTCCTCCGGAGGATCAGGGAGAGGGCGATAACGGAACTCCAGATAGATCCCCTGGCTTTCCCAGACTTTGAGGAGCGCAGAAGGGTGTTCATGAACGCCGTCAAAAACATGATCAGGGAGGAGGCCCCCCAGTTCTCCGAGGGAAGGGTGGAGGTGCTTGCGGATCTGATAGTCCAGGGCATGATAGGCTACGGCAGGCTCGACCCCCTCGTCCGTGACGACAACCTTGAGGAGATAATGGTCATCGGCACAAATCGCCCCGTGTACGTGTGGCACAGGCGCTTCAACATGTGCAAGACCAACATAGTCTTTCCCGACGACAAGGAGATACTGAACATCATAGAGCGCATAGCGAGGGAGGTCGGGAGAAGGATAGACCAGCAGAGCCCCCTCCTTGACGCCCGCCTTCCGGACGGAAGCCGTGTAAACGCAACGATCCCCCCGATAAGTCTTGATGGGCCCACCATAACCATACGTAAGTTCAAAAAGGATCCCCTGAC contains:
- a CDS encoding CpaF family protein, with translation MPDEKNRKEGLSWIDEILNGEDDLLEKVLKKRPSGLKKKEPRQKREGEKKPGEPFSFFEGGGGVDLQEILSRPLPEETVENRPTGVELLGNILSKDVQKGGGTRGGEGAPSLESILGASSPKESPYAGQAKVLDAYGNVRILKVRGEPVPIYEIRLPRLTREEEELLRRIRERAITELQIDPLAFPDFEERRRVFMNAVKNMIREEAPQFSEGRVEVLADLIVQGMIGYGRLDPLVRDDNLEEIMVIGTNRPVYVWHRRFNMCKTNIVFPDDKEILNIIERIAREVGRRIDQQSPLLDARLPDGSRVNATIPPISLDGPTITIRKFKKDPLTIIDLIKYRTLNSDIAALLWVFVDGLGVKPANILVAGGTGSGKTTTLNALAMFIPPSERVISIEDTAELQLPVEHWIRLETRPPNLEGKGEVTMDDLVKNTLRMRPDRIIVGEVRGPEARTMFTAMNTGHDGCMGTIHSNSARETIVRLESPPMNVPRIMIPALDIILMQVRFHSRKMGTIRRVTEIAEISGMEGESIQLNKLYKYDPIKDELVPTGVPSRTLNMLAHFTGMSVSEIEYEKEKRKIVLEWMIKRGIRGIEKVGYYIRQFYIDEEGLMKKIEAESSIETSKQVKNLI